In Candidatus Promineifilum breve, one genomic interval encodes:
- a CDS encoding sulfite exporter TauE/SafE family protein gives MPLEPFQYVLIALAAVAAGAVNALAGGGTLITFPTLTAVGLPAVAANVTNTVALSPGYLGATLAQKTAILDQRRRLYALLPAAALGGLAGGLLLLNTSEKLFRELVPFLILLASLLLAAQEPLKRWLTARAADRPSRPRSEAWAALPIFFAAIYGGYFGAGLSVIILAVLALTLDDSLTRLNALKQAVAFAANLAAAALFLFSGQVVWSAAAVMAVGALLGGALGGRLAGRIPPATLRKVVVTLGIAIAIIYFIRG, from the coding sequence ATGCCTCTTGAGCCATTCCAATACGTCCTCATCGCCCTGGCGGCCGTGGCCGCGGGGGCGGTCAATGCGCTGGCCGGCGGCGGCACGCTCATCACTTTTCCCACGCTAACGGCCGTCGGGCTGCCGGCGGTGGCGGCCAATGTCACCAATACGGTGGCCCTCAGCCCCGGCTATCTGGGGGCCACGCTGGCCCAGAAGACAGCCATCCTCGACCAGCGGCGGCGGCTCTATGCGCTGCTGCCGGCGGCGGCGCTGGGCGGGCTGGCCGGCGGTCTGCTGCTGCTGAACACCAGCGAGAAGCTCTTCCGCGAACTGGTGCCCTTTCTGATCCTGCTGGCCTCGCTGCTGCTGGCGGCCCAGGAACCGCTCAAGCGTTGGCTGACGGCGCGCGCTGCCGACCGGCCCAGCCGCCCGCGCAGCGAAGCCTGGGCGGCGCTGCCCATCTTCTTCGCCGCCATCTATGGCGGCTATTTCGGCGCGGGCCTCAGTGTCATCATCCTGGCCGTGCTGGCCCTGACGCTCGACGACTCATTGACCCGGCTCAACGCGCTGAAGCAGGCCGTGGCCTTTGCCGCCAATCTGGCGGCGGCGGCGCTGTTCCTCTTTTCCGGGCAGGTGGTGTGGTCGGCGGCGGCGGTCATGGCCGTGGGGGCGCTGCTGGGCGGGGCGTTGGGCGGGCGGCTGGCCGGGCGCATCCCGCCGGCCACACTGCGCAAGGTGGTCGTCACGCTGGGCATCGCCATCGCCATCATCTACTTCATTCGCGGCTAA
- a CDS encoding AI-2E family transporter has translation MKRLAFYAAVIAATLALVILLWQFRSVVILLILSLVLTAALRPTVEWFVARGLRPGLARVLVYVLVFGVIGLSLALISSPLLNELHMLSNYLIVLYDSTYQEWLTASGLLQTLAAQLPAPNELGETMAGPAGGAALRFLFGVTQNTAAVVAGLVVVIVLSLYWSADRSHFERLWLSLLPAGSRIQARRIWQATEGSMGAYVRSEFVQSFLAAVLLAVGYRLIGLDYPILMGILAGLLWLIPLVGFLFAALASFLLGLASVGGLPVALGALALTVAVLAFLEFVVEPRLFRRNQFSGVLIIFLVLVMVDAYGMTGFLLAPPLAVALQVLGSHLIRAMRQQPTTAIEFATLEARLAAVSARYNGQTALDGQSVLDGAATADGQPLPMPPDIASLHGRLAALVAGARQNALEEL, from the coding sequence ATGAAACGGTTAGCTTTCTACGCGGCGGTCATCGCGGCCACGCTGGCCCTGGTCATTTTGCTGTGGCAATTTCGCAGCGTCGTCATCCTGCTCATCCTGTCGCTGGTGCTGACGGCGGCGCTACGGCCGACGGTGGAGTGGTTCGTGGCCCGCGGTCTGCGGCCCGGCCTGGCCCGCGTGCTGGTCTATGTGCTGGTGTTCGGCGTCATCGGCCTCAGTCTGGCGCTCATCAGCAGCCCGCTGCTGAACGAGTTACACATGCTTAGCAACTATCTGATCGTGCTGTATGACAGCACCTATCAGGAGTGGCTGACCGCGTCCGGCCTGCTGCAAACCCTGGCCGCGCAACTGCCCGCGCCCAACGAACTGGGCGAGACGATGGCCGGGCCGGCGGGCGGGGCGGCGCTGCGCTTCCTGTTCGGCGTCACCCAGAATACGGCGGCGGTCGTCGCCGGGTTGGTGGTGGTCATCGTCCTGAGCCTGTACTGGAGCGCCGACCGCAGCCACTTCGAGCGGCTGTGGCTGTCGCTGTTGCCGGCCGGCAGCCGCATTCAGGCGCGGCGCATCTGGCAGGCCACGGAAGGGTCGATGGGGGCCTACGTGCGTAGCGAGTTCGTGCAGTCGTTCCTGGCCGCCGTCCTGCTGGCTGTCGGCTATCGGCTCATCGGCCTCGATTACCCTATTTTGATGGGCATTCTGGCCGGGCTGCTCTGGCTCATCCCGCTGGTGGGTTTCTTATTTGCGGCCCTGGCCTCGTTTTTGCTGGGGCTGGCCTCGGTCGGCGGGCTGCCGGTGGCCCTGGGGGCGCTGGCCCTGACAGTGGCGGTGCTGGCTTTCCTGGAGTTCGTCGTCGAGCCGCGTCTGTTCCGCCGCAATCAGTTTAGTGGCGTGTTGATCATCTTCCTCGTCCTGGTGATGGTCGATGCCTACGGCATGACCGGCTTTCTGCTGGCCCCGCCACTGGCCGTGGCCCTCCAGGTGCTGGGCAGCCACCTCATTCGGGCCATGCGCCAACAGCCGACGACGGCCATCGAGTTCGCCACGCTGGAGGCGCGGCTGGCCGCGGTCAGCGCGCGCTACAATGGGCAAACGGCGCTGGATGGTCAATCGGTGCTCGATGGCGCGGCCACGGCCGACGGCCAACCGCTGCCCATGCCGCCCGACATCGCCAGCCTGCATGGGCGGCTGGCGGCGCTGGTGGCCGGGGCGCGGCAAAATGCGCTGGAAGAGCTATAG
- a CDS encoding PTS sugar transporter subunit IIB, which translates to MASPKRILVACGTAIATSTVVAKGIEEALKARGIPVITRQCKATEVRGLAPGYDLIVTTTPVPKDLDVPVIQTLAFLTGIGKEAVIEQIADALK; encoded by the coding sequence ATGGCGTCACCCAAAAGGATTCTGGTTGCTTGCGGCACGGCGATTGCGACCTCAACGGTCGTCGCCAAGGGGATTGAAGAGGCGCTGAAGGCCCGTGGCATCCCCGTGATCACCCGCCAGTGCAAAGCGACCGAAGTCAGGGGTCTGGCCCCCGGCTACGACCTCATCGTGACGACGACTCCGGTGCCCAAGGACCTGGACGTCCCCGTCATTCAGACGCTGGCGTTCCTGACCGGCATCGGAAAGGAGGCAGTTATCGAACAAATTGCCGACGCGTTGAAATAA
- a CDS encoding ABC transporter permease, protein MRSIAQFFIRIFAFVRKEIISILRQPRLVFSLILGPFIILLLFGVGYRETPRALRTLFVVPEDSPMLPVVEEYATRLGEQISSQGIISDPAEADRRLRAREVDLVVVVPPDPSASVRANEQAVFTLYHYEIDPYERTYIEILGRNYADEINRLVLITAADQGKVEARTMQEQIGGARQAAAAVRVALEAGNETDARAAAEQLTEDLGLLAVATGSGLALLSGVDEATGVETFQTRLDNLQQLAGTLAAGSTAVAAEQAQTAATIEADLGEIDTLLGEYQGLESQVLVSPFVAETRSISDTSLGPTDFFVPAVIALLMQHIAITLAGLSIVRERQDGPIELFRASPVSAFQTLVGKFISYLILTLILGAILTALVVYGLGVPMLGNWWDYALVMVALLCASLSLGFFLSLSAKTDSQAIQSAMVVLLASIFFGGFFLALYRLWEPVQVVSWALPVTYGINLLQSVMLRGQAPALLLLGGLFLYAVIFFLIDWWRLSRVMARQ, encoded by the coding sequence ATGCGTAGCATCGCCCAATTCTTCATCCGTATCTTCGCCTTTGTGCGCAAGGAGATCATCAGTATCCTGCGCCAGCCGCGACTGGTCTTTTCGCTCATCCTGGGGCCGTTTATTATCCTGTTGCTGTTCGGTGTCGGCTATCGCGAGACGCCGCGCGCCCTGCGCACCCTGTTCGTCGTGCCCGAGGACAGCCCCATGTTGCCCGTGGTCGAGGAGTACGCCACCCGGCTGGGCGAGCAGATCAGTTCACAGGGCATCATCAGCGACCCGGCCGAGGCCGACCGCCGCCTGCGCGCCCGCGAGGTCGATCTGGTCGTCGTCGTGCCGCCCGACCCGTCGGCCAGTGTGCGGGCCAACGAGCAGGCCGTCTTCACCCTCTATCATTACGAGATCGATCCCTATGAGCGCACCTACATCGAGATATTGGGGCGCAATTACGCCGACGAGATCAACCGGCTGGTGCTGATCACCGCCGCCGATCAGGGCAAGGTGGAGGCGCGCACCATGCAGGAGCAGATCGGCGGGGCGCGCCAGGCCGCCGCCGCCGTCCGCGTGGCGCTGGAGGCCGGCAACGAAACGGACGCCCGCGCCGCGGCCGAGCAGTTGACCGAAGATTTGGGGCTGCTGGCCGTCGCCACCGGCTCCGGGCTGGCCCTGCTGTCGGGCGTCGATGAGGCCACGGGGGTCGAGACGTTCCAGACCCGGCTGGACAACTTGCAGCAGCTGGCCGGTACACTGGCCGCCGGCTCCACGGCCGTTGCCGCCGAGCAGGCCCAGACGGCGGCGACCATCGAGGCCGACCTGGGCGAGATCGATACTCTGCTGGGCGAGTATCAGGGCCTCGAATCGCAGGTGCTGGTGTCGCCGTTCGTGGCCGAGACGCGCAGCATCAGCGACACCAGCCTCGGCCCGACCGACTTCTTCGTGCCGGCGGTCATCGCCCTGCTGATGCAGCACATCGCCATTACGCTGGCCGGGCTGTCGATCGTGCGCGAGCGGCAGGACGGGCCGATTGAGCTATTTCGCGCCTCGCCGGTGTCGGCCTTCCAGACGCTGGTGGGCAAGTTCATTAGCTATCTCATCCTGACCCTGATCTTGGGGGCCATCCTGACGGCGCTGGTGGTCTATGGGTTGGGTGTGCCCATGCTGGGCAACTGGTGGGATTACGCGCTGGTGATGGTGGCCCTGTTGTGCGCCTCGCTCAGCCTGGGCTTCTTCCTGTCGCTGTCGGCCAAGACCGATAGCCAGGCCATTCAATCGGCGATGGTTGTTCTGCTGGCGAGCATCTTCTTTGGCGGCTTCTTTCTGGCCCTCTACCGCCTATGGGAACCGGTGCAGGTGGTGTCGTGGGCGCTGCCGGTCACCTATGGCATAAATTTGCTACAATCGGTGATGTTGCGCGGGCAGGCTCCGGCCCTGCTGTTGTTGGGCGGGCTGTTTCTCTATGCGGTGATTTTCTTTCTGATCGATTGGTGGCGATTAAGCCGAGTAATGGCCCGGCAATAA
- a CDS encoding AI-2E family transporter, producing MTNGKAELNLPDLSARTLVAATLVVALVVGGFWLLFRFHQAVLILIAGIIVSLALAPVVDRLRARGVRPGVAVGILYGLLLILAIAFLRFGAPLVVDQAANISAQLSEGYASIRQNLQRTPSLLVQRLAEQLPEEPGLPGMTTEAAPPAAEPAPEAPDATSPFDEVMRYGGLGANALFQIAAIFLIAFFWTIESERIKRSAVAQLPMNRREPAREFIGQIEGRVGGYVLGQLMLCAIIGALSLAAYLLIGLPYALVLALFVAVMEIIPFVGPIIGAVPSIIIGFSQSPTTALWAVVASLVIHQLESNVFGPRVMKRTLNMRPLVTLLALTAFGTLFGVLGAIVALPLASVLQLIFDRFLVEAPQTESNADRDKLGRLRYETQELMEDVRKVIRRRETEAPESGLPESETVEDTLEAIALDLDSLLARYRKTEETGA from the coding sequence ATGACGAACGGCAAAGCGGAATTGAATCTGCCCGATCTGTCGGCCCGCACGTTAGTGGCGGCGACGCTGGTGGTGGCCCTGGTGGTGGGCGGCTTCTGGCTGCTCTTTCGCTTCCATCAGGCCGTGCTCATCTTGATCGCCGGCATCATCGTCAGTCTGGCCCTGGCCCCGGTGGTCGACCGCCTGCGGGCGCGGGGCGTGCGGCCGGGGGTGGCCGTCGGCATCCTGTATGGGCTGCTGCTCATTCTGGCGATCGCCTTTCTGCGCTTCGGCGCGCCGCTGGTCGTCGATCAGGCGGCCAACATCAGCGCGCAGTTGAGCGAAGGGTATGCGTCGATTCGCCAGAACCTGCAACGCACGCCCAGCCTGCTGGTGCAGCGCCTGGCCGAGCAATTGCCCGAAGAGCCGGGCCTGCCGGGGATGACCACCGAAGCCGCGCCGCCGGCCGCGGAACCAGCGCCGGAAGCGCCCGATGCCACCTCCCCCTTCGATGAGGTCATGCGCTACGGCGGGCTGGGGGCCAATGCGCTGTTCCAGATCGCGGCCATTTTCCTGATCGCTTTCTTCTGGACGATTGAATCGGAGCGCATCAAGCGGTCGGCCGTGGCCCAGTTGCCGATGAACCGGCGCGAACCGGCGCGGGAGTTCATCGGCCAAATCGAGGGGCGCGTCGGCGGCTACGTGCTGGGGCAGTTGATGTTGTGCGCCATCATCGGCGCGCTGTCGCTGGCGGCCTATCTCCTCATCGGCCTGCCCTACGCGCTGGTGCTGGCCCTCTTCGTGGCCGTCATGGAGATCATCCCCTTTGTCGGCCCGATCATCGGCGCGGTGCCGTCGATCATCATCGGCTTTTCCCAGTCGCCGACGACGGCGCTATGGGCGGTGGTCGCCTCGCTGGTCATCCACCAACTGGAGTCCAACGTCTTCGGCCCACGGGTGATGAAGCGCACGCTCAACATGCGCCCGCTGGTGACGCTGCTGGCCCTGACGGCCTTCGGCACGCTGTTTGGCGTGTTGGGGGCCATTGTCGCCCTGCCGCTGGCCTCGGTGCTGCAACTCATCTTCGACCGCTTCCTGGTGGAAGCGCCGCAAACGGAGAGCAACGCCGACCGCGACAAGCTGGGCCGGTTGCGCTATGAGACGCAGGAGCTAATGGAAGACGTGCGCAAGGTCATCCGCCGCCGCGAGACGGAAGCGCCGGAAAGCGGCCTGCCCGAATCGGAGACGGTGGAAGACACGCTGGAAGCCATCGCCCTCGACCTGGATAGCCTGCTGGCGCGCTATCGCAAGACGGAGGAAACAGGCGCATGA
- a CDS encoding CsbD family protein encodes MNEDIFMGKWAQLKGKIKQEWGNLTDDDLDRISGKREEVVGLVQERYGWERERAETELNTFLDREFGPAKV; translated from the coding sequence ATGAACGAAGATATTTTCATGGGCAAATGGGCCCAATTGAAAGGCAAGATTAAGCAGGAATGGGGCAATCTGACCGACGATGACCTGGATCGCATCAGCGGCAAGCGGGAAGAGGTCGTTGGCCTGGTTCAGGAACGCTACGGCTGGGAGCGCGAGCGCGCCGAGACCGAACTGAACACGTTCCTCGATCGGGAATTTGGGCCGGCCAAGGTCTAA
- a CDS encoding PTS galactitol transporter subunit IIC produces the protein MDTFLTAIKSVFDNLGATVLLPVIIFFLAVILGTKPGRAFRSAVTIGIAFIGINLVINLMWGTLTEVGQAMVTNTGLERNVIDVGWPAAAAIAFSTQVGLWVIPIAILVNVALLLLRLTKTLNIDVWNFWHFAFIGSFVAIAANSVPLGLFAAAVAAAWALFFGDWVAKAIQHFYGLPGISIPHMTTGPGVPFAIGVNWVLERIPGVNKVKWDPDNIQRRWGIFGDPIILGLFIGLGLGILAFYNAGSFMDILVKVLQTAMNLAAVMLLLPRMVQILMEGLIPISEAARDFLHRRASDREIYIGLDSAILIGHPAAISTALLLVPIAILMSLILPGNQVILFADLAVIPFVVAGFAPIMRGNIFRMVIAGIVVLGLGFYIGTALAPAMTAAAAQANFTMPEGAAQIISIADGFLWPPFLFHLMGRTMGWIGIGALAVLVLVLMFLFRRNPGPWERLAGAPRDGEDADLSVQPDVRMAPGD, from the coding sequence ATGGACACCTTCTTAACTGCTATAAAGTCCGTCTTTGATAACCTTGGCGCCACCGTTCTTCTCCCGGTCATTATCTTCTTCCTGGCTGTCATACTGGGAACAAAGCCCGGCCGCGCCTTTCGCTCGGCGGTGACCATCGGTATCGCCTTCATCGGCATCAACCTGGTCATCAATTTGATGTGGGGCACGCTGACGGAGGTGGGCCAGGCCATGGTCACCAACACCGGCCTGGAGCGCAACGTCATCGATGTCGGTTGGCCGGCCGCGGCGGCTATCGCCTTTTCCACCCAGGTCGGCCTGTGGGTCATCCCCATCGCCATCCTGGTCAACGTCGCCCTGTTGCTGCTGCGTCTGACCAAGACGCTCAACATCGACGTTTGGAACTTCTGGCATTTCGCCTTCATCGGTTCCTTCGTCGCCATCGCCGCCAATAGCGTCCCGCTGGGTCTGTTCGCGGCGGCCGTGGCCGCGGCCTGGGCGCTCTTCTTCGGCGACTGGGTAGCCAAGGCCATCCAGCACTTCTACGGCCTGCCGGGCATCTCCATCCCCCACATGACCACCGGCCCTGGCGTACCCTTCGCCATCGGCGTCAATTGGGTGCTGGAGCGCATCCCCGGCGTCAACAAGGTCAAATGGGACCCCGACAACATCCAGCGGCGCTGGGGCATCTTCGGCGACCCGATTATCCTGGGCCTGTTCATTGGTCTCGGTCTGGGCATCCTGGCCTTCTACAACGCCGGCTCGTTCATGGACATTCTGGTCAAGGTGTTGCAGACGGCCATGAATCTGGCGGCGGTCATGCTGCTGCTGCCGCGCATGGTGCAAATCCTGATGGAAGGGTTGATTCCGATTTCCGAAGCCGCGCGCGACTTCCTGCACCGGCGGGCCTCGGATCGCGAGATCTACATCGGCCTCGACTCGGCCATCCTCATCGGCCACCCGGCGGCCATTTCCACCGCCCTGTTGCTGGTGCCCATCGCCATTCTGATGAGCCTCATCCTGCCCGGCAATCAGGTCATCCTGTTCGCCGATCTGGCGGTCATCCCGTTCGTGGTGGCCGGCTTCGCGCCGATCATGCGCGGTAACATCTTCCGCATGGTCATCGCCGGCATCGTCGTGCTGGGCCTGGGCTTCTACATCGGCACGGCGCTGGCCCCGGCCATGACGGCCGCGGCGGCGCAAGCCAACTTCACCATGCCCGAAGGGGCGGCGCAGATCATCAGTATCGCCGACGGCTTCCTGTGGCCGCCGTTCCTCTTCCACCTGATGGGCCGTACCATGGGCTGGATCGGTATTGGCGCGCTGGCCGTGCTGGTATTGGTCTTGATGTTCCTTTTCCGCCGCAATCCGGGGCCGTGGGAGCGGCTGGCCGGCGCGCCGCGCGACGGGGAAGACGCCGACCTGAGCGTCCAGCCGGACGTGCGCATGGCCCCCGGCGACTAA
- a CDS encoding ABC transporter ATP-binding protein, whose amino-acid sequence MASAFAPTTTPAGSRPAIRTHELTKKFGDSLVVDHVTMTIPRGSIFGFIGPSGCGKTTTMRLMLGIYQATAGVVEVLGRSPDHFTTADRERMGYMPQLFVMYPDLTIWENLNFAASLYGMSLRRHRRLHDILELVELAGHEKKLARNISGGMRQRLSLAAALIHDPDLIFLDEPTAGIDPVLRNKFWEHFKFLKAAGHTLFITTQYVGEAAFCDYVGVMREGRLLMVETPAELRRRALGGDVIVVKPNRLLDFNELRDLRAEPFVLDRQVTINRDLSLQVVVNDTGTALPAIFAWMESHGFAVESAGEYNPPFDDVFVMLLENEAAREANEAANA is encoded by the coding sequence ATGGCTTCAGCCTTCGCCCCAACCACTACCCCCGCGGGCAGCCGCCCGGCCATTCGCACCCACGAATTGACCAAGAAATTCGGCGATAGTCTCGTCGTCGATCACGTCACGATGACCATCCCGCGCGGGTCGATCTTCGGCTTCATCGGCCCCAGCGGCTGCGGCAAGACGACGACCATGCGCCTGATGCTGGGCATCTATCAGGCCACGGCCGGCGTCGTGGAAGTGCTGGGCCGCTCGCCCGACCATTTCACCACCGCCGACCGTGAGCGCATGGGCTACATGCCGCAACTGTTCGTCATGTACCCCGATCTGACCATCTGGGAGAATCTCAACTTTGCCGCTTCGCTCTATGGCATGTCGTTGCGCCGCCATCGCCGGCTGCACGACATCCTCGAATTGGTCGAACTAGCGGGTCACGAGAAAAAGCTGGCCCGCAACATCTCCGGCGGCATGCGCCAGCGGCTCAGTCTGGCGGCGGCCCTCATCCACGACCCCGACCTCATCTTCCTCGATGAGCCGACGGCGGGCATCGATCCCGTGCTACGCAACAAGTTCTGGGAGCATTTCAAGTTCCTGAAGGCCGCCGGCCATACCCTGTTCATCACCACGCAATACGTGGGCGAGGCCGCCTTTTGCGATTACGTCGGCGTCATGCGCGAGGGGCGGCTGCTCATGGTGGAGACGCCCGCCGAACTGCGCCGCCGTGCCCTGGGCGGCGACGTGATCGTGGTGAAGCCCAACCGCCTGCTCGATTTCAACGAATTGCGCGACCTGCGCGCCGAGCCGTTTGTCCTCGACCGGCAGGTGACCATCAACCGCGACCTGTCACTACAGGTCGTCGTCAATGACACGGGCACGGCCCTGCCGGCCATCTTCGCCTGGATGGAAAGCCACGGCTTCGCGGTCGAATCGGCCGGGGAGTATAACCCGCCGTTCGACGACGTGTTCGTCATGCTGCTGGAAAACGAAGCCGCCCGCGAGGCCAACGAGGCAGCCAATGCGTAG